CTCCTTTTGGTGACAATTCCCTGGAAAAACACCGCAGAAATacaatggaggccagagaagagtgcttctttaaACAAAGGCAAGTCTTGCTTCTCTTCGTTTTTCTAGGTGGGTCTCTGGCTGGGTCTGGATCTAGGCGCTATTCTGTGGCCGAGGAAAAAGAGAAGGGCTTCTTAATAGCCAATCTAGCGAAGGATCTGGGGCTCAGGGTAGAAGAACTGGCTGAAAGGAGAGCTCAGGCTGTCTCCAAAGGGAACATGCAGTATTTTCAGCTCAGCCACCAGACCGGAGATTTGCTCCTGGTTGAGAAATTGGACCGGGAGGAGCTGTGCGGTTCCACAGAACCTTGTGTGCTGCACTTTCAGATATTGCTGCATAATCCTTTGCAGTTTATTACAAATGAGCTCGAGGTCATAGATATAAATGATAACGCTCCGGAGTTCTTTGAAAATGCGATGCAGCTTAAAGTCCTGGAAAGCTCCCCACCTGGGACAGTAATTCCTTTGGGAAATGCTGTGGACCTGGACGTGGGAAGAAACGGACTCCAGAACTACACGGTCTCTCCCAAGTCCCATTTCCACGTTCGCACCCGCCGTCGTAGGGATGGAAGGAAGTATCCAGAACTAGTGCTAGACAGAGCTCTGGATCGGGAGGAACAGCCAGAGCTCAGTTTAACTCTCACAGCCCTGGATGGAGGATCCCCACCTCGGTCTGGCACTGCCCAGGTCCACATCCTGGTCTTAGACGTAAATGATAACGCCCCAGAATTTACACAGTCACTCTATGAGGTTCAGGTTCTAGAGAAGAGCCCTGTTGGCTCTGTCATTATCACGGTCTCAGCTTCTGACTTAGATGTGGGGAATTTTGGTGCAATATCCTATGTGTTTTTCCATGCTTCTGAAGAAATTCTCAAAACTTTTCAACTAAATCCCACTACTGGTGATATACAGTTAGTTAAGGCTTTGGATTATGAAACAATTAATACTTACGAAGTTGACATAGAGGCCAAAGATGGTGGAGGCCTTTCGGGAAAATGCACAGTCATAGTCCAGGTAGATGATGTGAATGATAACCCACCAGAACTGACTTTGTCATCAGTTAACAGTCCTATCCCGGAGAATTCGGAAGAGGTTGTggtggctgttttcagtgttgcTGATTTAGACTCTGGAGATAATGGTAAAGCAACCTGTTCCATCCAGAATGATCTCCCATTCATCCTGAAACCATCTGTAGAGAACTTCTACACTATATTGTCTGAAGGAGCtctagacagagagagcagagctgaGTACAACATCACCATCACAGTCACCGATATGGGCACACCCAGGCTCACAACCCAGCACACCATAACAGTGCAAGTATCTGACGTCAACGACAATGCCCCCGCCTTCACACAAACCTCCTACACCCTGTTGGTCCAGGAGAACAACAGCCCCGCCCTGCACATAGGCACCATCAGCGCCACAGACTCAGACTCAGGCTCCAATGCCCACATCATCTACTCTCTGCTGCCCACCCACGACCCGCAGCTGGCTCTCTCCTCGCTCATCTCCATCAATGCAGAAAATGGGCAGCTGTTCGCGCTCAGGGCGCTGGACTACGAGGACCTGCAGACCTTCGAGTTCCAGGTGGGCGCCACAGACCAAGGCTCTCCTGCGCTCAGCAGCCAGGCGCTGGTGCGTGTGCTGGTGCTGGACGCCAACGACAATGCGCCCTTTGTGCTCTACCCGCTGCAGAACGCCTCTGCACCCTGCACAGAGCTGCTGCCCAGGGCGGCAGAGCCTGGATACCTGGTCACCAAGGTGGTGGCAGTGGACCGCGACTCTGGACAGAAtgcctggctgtccttccagctgCTCAAGGCCACAGAGCCCGGGCTGTTCAGCGTGTGGGCTCACAATGGTGAGGTGCGCACCTCCAGGCTGCTGAGTGAGCGCGATGCTCCCAagcacaggctgctgctgctggtcaaGGACAATGGAGATCCTCCAAGGTCTGCCAGTGTCACTCTGCATGTGCTGCTGGTGGATGGCTTCTCTCagccctacctgcctctgccagagGTGGCGCGCGACCTCGTGCAGGATGAGGATGCGCTCACACTGTACCTGGTCATTGCCTTGGCTTCTGTGTCTTCgctcttcctgttgtctgtgctgCTGTTTGTGGGGGTGAGGCTGTGCAGAAGGGCCAGGGCGGCTTCTCTGGGTGGCTGCTCTGTGCCTGAGGGACACTTTCCTGGCCGCCTGGTGGATGTCAGCGGCACTGGGACCCTGTCCCAGAGCTACCAGTATGAAGTGTGTCTGACAGGAGACTCTGGGACAGGTGAGTTCAAATTCCTGAATCCGGTGATACCAAACCTGTTTATGGAAGGATCTGAGAGAGAAGTTAAGGGAAGTCCCCACTGCAGGAGTAGTGTTTTAGTCAGCTAAATATTGCAAATGGTTCACCATCTCTCAGTTTTGGTCAACTTCTTACTGTAATTAGTCTTTTAAGAAGTACTACCTAATATTTTTTAACCAGTAATCCAACATATGGCATCCCAAATAGCTCTAAACTTGTTATTCTTTTAGTAAATTAATTTAGTAAATTAATACTAATTTTACTTAGGATTTTGTAGTTGTGCCAATTATATATGCATTTTCTCCATATTTGGGCATTTCCTGGTGATTATTGTCCTAACAGTTAATGAAACTAATGTCTTCATGACATTCTGTAACTTTTCAATGcactgaagaaaaattaaagttgtgtgtatttgtggcaCATATCTTTACTGTATAACTTTATGGACTTTTAGGCTACATTGCTTGGAATTCTTTCTGAGTCCTTGGCCTTTTTGGGTTAAGCAATCTGCATAGCTATAAAATTTAGCACACATCTTTCTCCAAAATTATATGTAAGCACACATTTCATTAAAACATCAGTGCATGGAAGTTGTGCCGTATCCTGTTGTGAGCACCGTGTATCCTAGATATTGTTATGTGCATTTTTTATTATTGCAGTGTGTAGATAATTCTAGTGTGCCATAAACACTACAATTAAACTTCTCAAATAATTATTATACaataaaaattcaggagaaaatatTATATGCTTactccttttttgtgtgtgtgaagccaGTCTGTTAATCACTGGTTTGATGTAATCCTTTAAAAAAGTAATCTCAGAATCTGAATTATGAACCAACTTCCCCTCAGTTAATTGAGGGCTCTTCAGGGCATTGACTTtctgtgtctccttccttcctttaccaCATTGACAGAGGTCCCAGTATAATGAACAGATTGTAATTTCTTGGGGGTCTCTAGTTTTCCCTACctttaaaaagaggaaatttCTTCTGAATTTTGGCCCTTATGTTTAATGCTGATCTCAGACATTTGATTTTATAATACTTGATAGCAATGGGAagttttttaaatacttaaaaaattcttttttgggtgtttcattttatttttgttgcctAATGTAGTCTTCAGCTATTATAAATTAGCTTAGTTTTTAGAttaaggaaaggtttatttgtatGAAATACATATTATTTTGAGCATAATATGCTGGAATAATATTGCATTTGTCTGAATCGTGATTGTTTGCTCTAATGTTCAGTAAGACTAGTGAAGTTACGATGTGATTTATGAGTAGATTTATATTGTTCTAACTATGAAATGTCATTGAACTTTGTCAGAAAAAATGAGCCATTTTAAAACTTTCcttatagggggctggagagatggctcagaagttaagagcactgcttgctcttcttaaaggtcctgagttcaattcccagcaaccacatgggggttcacaaccatctgtaatgagatatggtgccctcttctggcctgcagggatatgtgcaggcagaacactgtatacataataaataaatcttaaaaaaaaactttccttataatctaatatttattttaagatcCAGTATATTATACTCCCAGATTTACTTTAAAATCCCATATGTTTTATTCCTGGAGTTTTAGGACCTGTGTACTCCCAGAATTACTTTTACCCTTTAACAAAAAGGAAAGTTAATAAGAGCTTGACATATTCTTGAAACATAGTTTTAGTCTTTATCCAACCTTAAAAGTGAATCAAGAAAGAGATAAAACTCAGAATAGAGTCAAGCACAAATATATGATATAATGACTTTTCCATTGTTATCAGATacataaatgaaatatatttggGATGACCATTAATAAACCTAAATGAAGGTTTACATTATACTTTAACATCATGACAATTCAAGTCCACTTTAACTTAGCCACCCAAGTCCATTTTGTATAATCATATAGATGAAGGTGGGCAAATTAAACACCAAGAGACACCCCACTCTGATCCTGTTGTGTATTCAAAAAGTATGGAACATTCTAGATCAGCTAGGGGCCACCACCAACTTATAAAATGGACCAGCAATTTGAGTTTCAGTTACTACGTTGTAATAGTAAACATGAGCCAAACAACTTATGCAAAATGCATACCTTAGGAATAAGGTCATTTTGTTGTTACTGAAAAAAGTGGAGGATAGAATTcaggtatcttttttttaattaagaaaaaaattttcattcattttacacaccaatcaaagatcccccccttcactcctcccaccccctcaggCTACCCTCCCAACCCattccccactccctcccacaagaaggcaaggccttccatgtggaggcacattcagtagaggcaagtccaagcccttcctcctgcctcaaggctgcacaaggtgtcccatcataggtagtgggctccacaaagcccactcatgcaccaccagagatggattctgattctaccaccagggggcctcctaagcagatcaagctacgcaattgtcttgccatgcaaagggcctagtccagtcccatgtaggctccacagccattgattcaactttcatgagttccctctagtttggtttggtcatccctgaatgtttcctcatcatgatcctgatgtacttgctcatagaatccctcttctctctctttgactggactcctgaaggtctgtctagtgattggctgtggatctctgcatctgcttccatcagtcattggagaaaagttctgtggtagcagttagggtattcaccaatctgatgtctggggcaagccagttcagttcaggcaccttctccactattgctagcagcacagactggggtcatccttggggattcctgacaactttcctagcactgggtttttcctctatccccatgatgtctctctctatcatggtatctctttcattgcatccccctccctccctgttccagttcaaccatcccattcccttatgttctcatcccctatcccctacacTCCAATtgtccacccctcatccccagttactcatggagatctcctctatttccccttcccaggacagtccatgtgtccctctttgaatcttccctgttagttagcttctctggagttgtgggttgttgcctgcttacactttgttttacatctagtatccacttatgagtgggtacataccatgtttgtccttctgagtctgggttacctcactcgggatgatattttctagttccatccatttgcctgcaaatttcatgatgtcattgtttttctttgctgagttgtactccattgtgtatatgtaccacattttcttaatctgttcttcagttgaggggtatctaggttgtttccaggttctggaagcCAAGTATCTTGATAATGGCACATACGTTTATATGTCTTTCTTCCTCAGATGCTTCTATTACATGTGCATCTCTTGCAATTCAGTGCTGCTGTTTTTAAGGCATGGAATAAGTTTAACATGTGCTGTTTCAGGGCAGAAATTCTACCGAAGGTGGTGAAGCTCATATCACCTTAAGATTTGCTCTTTGCACAATCAAAAGTAcatattataattaattaatataataattaatataattgaCATTATTAATATAGTATATTGCATTATTAGTGTCAGGCTAAAATGTGTGCTTATATCTGTAGAATTAACCTTCTATGTTAGACTGATTATCTGACATCACAGAGCAATCATACTTACAGACTAAAAGTCAgaaattatacttttaaaataaaaagacagtgtTATTATAAGAATTGGGTGGGCTAAGATTTCTGAGAAGAAAGGT
This Peromyscus eremicus chromosome 19, PerEre_H2_v1, whole genome shotgun sequence DNA region includes the following protein-coding sequences:
- the LOC131895607 gene encoding protocadherin beta-3-like encodes the protein MEAREECFFKQRQVLLLFVFLGGSLAGSGSRRYSVAEEKEKGFLIANLAKDLGLRVEELAERRAQAVSKGNMQYFQLSHQTGDLLLVEKLDREELCGSTEPCVLHFQILLHNPLQFITNELEVIDINDNAPEFFENAMQLKVLESSPPGTVIPLGNAVDLDVGRNGLQNYTVSPKSHFHVRTRRRRDGRKYPELVLDRALDREEQPELSLTLTALDGGSPPRSGTAQVHILVLDVNDNAPEFTQSLYEVQVLEKSPVGSVIITVSASDLDVGNFGAISYVFFHASEEILKTFQLNPTTGDIQLVKALDYETINTYEVDIEAKDGGGLSGKCTVIVQVDDVNDNPPELTLSSVNSPIPENSEEVVVAVFSVADLDSGDNGKATCSIQNDLPFILKPSVENFYTILSEGALDRESRAEYNITITVTDMGTPRLTTQHTITVQVSDVNDNAPAFTQTSYTLLVQENNSPALHIGTISATDSDSGSNAHIIYSLLPTHDPQLALSSLISINAENGQLFALRALDYEDLQTFEFQVGATDQGSPALSSQALVRVLVLDANDNAPFVLYPLQNASAPCTELLPRAAEPGYLVTKVVAVDRDSGQNAWLSFQLLKATEPGLFSVWAHNGEVRTSRLLSERDAPKHRLLLLVKDNGDPPRSASVTLHVLLVDGFSQPYLPLPEVARDLVQDEDALTLYLVIALASVSSLFLLSVLLFVGVRLCRRARAASLGGCSVPEGHFPGRLVDVSGTGTLSQSYQYEVCLTGDSGTGEFKFLNPVIPNLFMEGSEREVKGSPHCRSSVLVS